The following proteins are encoded in a genomic region of Phycisphaerales bacterium:
- a CDS encoding cysteine dioxygenase family protein, with translation MSTPEATCPVPPKLADLAGYLASLDGRADLNELARLLEAVDITRHDIAPACVFGSRGYRRNTIASGRWFELLALCWRSGDCTPIHDHEGSSCAFKVIEGRGTEIRYEPTACGMVCPTGRRMLEPGMVCAAEDNDIHQVANMQAKGIDLITLHIYSPPIKQMGTYDFASGERAEASPETS, from the coding sequence ATGAGTACGCCCGAAGCCACATGCCCCGTGCCGCCCAAGCTCGCCGATCTGGCGGGCTATCTGGCATCGCTGGATGGCCGTGCCGATCTCAATGAGCTCGCGCGGCTGCTCGAAGCCGTCGACATTACCCGGCACGACATCGCACCGGCCTGCGTGTTCGGTTCGCGTGGGTATCGGCGCAACACCATCGCCAGCGGGCGCTGGTTCGAACTGCTGGCACTGTGCTGGCGAAGCGGCGATTGCACGCCCATCCACGACCATGAGGGTTCGAGCTGCGCGTTCAAGGTCATCGAGGGCCGGGGCACGGAGATCCGCTACGAACCCACGGCTTGTGGCATGGTGTGCCCGACGGGCCGCCGGATGCTCGAGCCGGGCATGGTGTGCGCCGCCGAGGACAACGACATCCACCAGGTCGCCAACATGCAGGCCAAGGGCATCGACCTCATCACCCTGCACATCTATTCACCGCCCATCAAGCAGATGGGCACCTACGACTTTGCGTCGGGCGAGCGCGCCGAAGCGAGCCCCGAGACTTCCTGA